A genome region from Deltaproteobacteria bacterium HGW-Deltaproteobacteria-2 includes the following:
- a CDS encoding AMP-binding protein produces MSAFVHKTIGELIKDTSTRYPKNIALISPEFGIRQTYREFYQTCRDVAKGLMAIGIKRGDHVAVWTTNIPEWTYLQCSLGMTGGVLVSVNTNYQTHELEYILKQSDSTTLFLIDSYRDTSFYDTVRKITPELDSCKAGSLVSEKLPLLKNVIYIGKKDNTPGMFKFSDLIKMGEKITDKELDDRMNSLTDDDVINMQYTSGTTGFPKGVMLTHHNIVNNARMVGDVMGMTNKDSLLIQVPFFHCFGCVMSTLNCVYHGSTMVILEFFDALKALQFIASEHCTAVNGVPTMFVTMLNHPDFEKYDMSSLRTGIMAGAPCPEESMNQVRTKMHCSEIVIAFGQTESSPVMTMTRRDDPVKLRVASVGRLLPDIEGKIVDPETGHDAPVNVQGEIVTRSACVMKGYYKMPEATAEAVDKEGWLHTGDLGTLDEQGYFKVTGRIKDMIIRGGENIYPRELEEFLYKHPKVMNVQVIGIPDKKYGEQVLAAIQLKAGQTASAEEFIEFCKGKIARHKIPKYWEFVDSYPMTASGKIQKFKMKEMFEKKYHS; encoded by the coding sequence ATGTCAGCTTTTGTCCATAAAACGATCGGCGAACTAATCAAGGATACATCTACACGCTATCCGAAAAACATCGCTTTGATTTCTCCGGAGTTCGGAATCAGGCAGACTTACCGCGAATTTTACCAGACATGCCGAGATGTCGCCAAAGGGCTCATGGCAATTGGCATTAAGCGTGGCGATCATGTCGCCGTCTGGACGACCAATATTCCCGAATGGACTTATCTGCAGTGTTCTCTGGGAATGACGGGCGGCGTACTGGTTTCTGTGAACACGAATTATCAGACCCATGAACTGGAATACATCTTGAAGCAGTCGGATTCCACGACTTTGTTTCTTATTGATTCCTACCGGGACACCAGTTTTTACGATACTGTCCGTAAGATCACCCCCGAGCTGGATTCCTGTAAAGCGGGCTCGCTGGTTTCGGAAAAACTGCCGCTTTTAAAAAACGTGATCTATATCGGCAAAAAAGACAACACGCCCGGCATGTTTAAATTTTCCGATCTAATCAAAATGGGAGAGAAAATAACCGATAAGGAACTTGATGACCGGATGAATTCTCTTACCGATGATGACGTGATCAATATGCAATACACTTCGGGCACCACGGGTTTTCCGAAAGGTGTCATGCTGACTCATCACAATATCGTCAACAACGCCCGGATGGTCGGAGATGTCATGGGCATGACGAATAAAGACAGTCTGTTGATTCAGGTGCCGTTTTTTCATTGCTTCGGCTGTGTGATGAGCACTCTTAATTGCGTTTACCACGGCTCAACAATGGTCATTCTGGAATTTTTTGACGCACTCAAAGCGCTTCAGTTTATCGCGTCGGAGCATTGCACCGCCGTCAACGGCGTGCCGACAATGTTTGTGACGATGTTGAATCATCCCGATTTTGAAAAGTACGATATGAGTTCTCTGCGCACGGGCATTATGGCCGGAGCGCCCTGCCCTGAAGAGTCGATGAATCAGGTGCGCACGAAAATGCACTGTTCCGAAATCGTCATTGCCTTCGGTCAGACAGAATCTTCTCCCGTAATGACAATGACACGGCGTGACGATCCGGTGAAGCTGCGCGTGGCCAGTGTCGGCAGGCTTTTACCAGATATTGAAGGCAAAATCGTTGATCCGGAAACGGGCCATGACGCGCCCGTAAATGTGCAGGGCGAGATTGTTACAAGAAGCGCCTGTGTGATGAAGGGCTATTATAAAATGCCGGAGGCAACGGCCGAGGCCGTCGACAAGGAAGGCTGGCTCCATACGGGAGATCTGGGAACGCTTGATGAACAAGGCTATTTCAAGGTAACCGGGCGAATCAAGGATATGATTATTCGCGGCGGTGAAAATATCTATCCCCGCGAGCTGGAGGAATTTCTCTATAAACACCCCAAAGTGATGAATGTTCAGGTAATCGGCATTCCTGATAAGAAATATGGCGAGCAGGTTCTGGCGGCAATCCAGCTCAAGGCGGGACAAACGGCATCCGCTGAAGAGTTCATCGAGTTTTGCAAAGGCAAAATCGCGCGGCATAAGATTCCGAAGTATTGGGAGTTCGTAGACAGCTACCCGATGACAGCCAGCGGCAAGATTCAGAAATTTAAAATGAAGGAAATGTTTGAAAAGAAATATCATTCTTAA
- a CDS encoding MerR family transcriptional regulator, whose translation MKTVSDEISIGELARKLEMSQRTIRYYEEIGLLNSIKRIEAGRRVYTDDDLRRLKLIKRLKIMGMTLSEMQELEAMWTIEKSNDKVLGRLLELMGNQLRRLEDRIADLNILRNEIMEYQKRIKSKIGKSRA comes from the coding sequence ATGAAAACCGTTTCCGATGAAATCAGTATTGGTGAACTGGCCAGGAAACTGGAAATGAGTCAACGCACCATTCGCTATTATGAAGAGATTGGTCTGCTTAATTCCATTAAACGCATCGAGGCCGGCCGCAGAGTTTATACAGACGATGATCTGCGTCGCCTGAAACTGATCAAACGGCTAAAAATTATGGGAATGACCCTGTCGGAGATGCAGGAATTGGAAGCAATGTGGACAATTGAGAAATCTAATGATAAGGTTCTCGGGCGATTGCTGGAATTAATGGGCAATCAATTGCGCAGGCTTGAAGATCGTATCGCCGATCTTAATATTTTGAGAAATGAAATTATGGAGTATCAAAAACGGATTAAATCTAAAATTGGCAAATCACGGGCATAA
- a CDS encoding formate acetyltransferase translates to MQTSQVKIEGVDDRITRLKRQVQEYERGICTERALLWTEYFKDRKNRKKPIIIQMAEALRHVLINKSVIIYPNELIVGNYTSKRVGGIIYPESHGLVVLLDLLKFTGRAVNPLFISRKEQLKLAMIMPFWQNRFIIAKAFPNVFERIRYSLEQLRAKDYFINEVGGIAHFTPNHAKLMALGTDTIKKEIEDLRKRNTYPEKDAFYQAALTSAEALALFGERYADCAESLAVAETDKTRRAELLNIATICRNVPRHGAKTFREALQSLFFLHIAIFQESMGETVCPGRVDQLLYPYYQRDLAAGRITPEQTRELLAAFSIKLCETIPVFSQALTILFGGMPSWQVVTIGGMDREGKDATNELSYMLIDIANDLRMRQPNFHARLHAESPAGFKKIIYTALAGGSNTPSLFNDDVIIPTMTGVGYDIHDARDYVAIGCVEPTAPGKTLGSTDAAMVNVPLAMELALNQGRCFGSFLRIGAKTLPVERMKNIDDVTAAFVTQLNHMVGRMIKDLQCIERAHARYRPVPLTSVFIDGCLTSGACATQGAALYNFSGIQGVGVSTAGDSLCAIEKIVFQDKKISLARLREVLTARNADPYWFTLMRKAPKFGNNNDRADFWTDFVVSEYAKAMRNAGQNTRGGQYIAGLYSNTAHIHFGKLTGPFPCGRQRGESFASGMAPQNGMDRSGPTALINSMNKIDYKQIANGINFNLKLDASTLRDEQGRGLMNSLLDVYFKRGGMQVQLNVLDASVLREAKENPEKYPFLLVRISGYSVYFGDLSTDLQDELIARTMNAVH, encoded by the coding sequence ATGCAAACATCGCAGGTTAAAATAGAGGGCGTTGATGACCGCATAACTCGCCTGAAGCGACAAGTGCAGGAATACGAAAGAGGCATATGCACGGAACGGGCGCTTCTTTGGACGGAATATTTCAAAGATAGAAAAAATCGGAAAAAACCAATCATAATACAAATGGCGGAAGCTCTACGGCATGTATTAATTAATAAGAGCGTTATCATATATCCGAACGAGCTCATCGTCGGGAATTATACCTCGAAGCGTGTTGGCGGAATTATCTATCCTGAGTCGCATGGTCTGGTGGTGTTGCTAGACTTGCTGAAGTTTACCGGTCGCGCCGTCAATCCTCTGTTCATTTCGCGTAAAGAGCAATTAAAACTTGCGATGATTATGCCGTTTTGGCAAAATCGGTTTATTATTGCCAAAGCTTTTCCCAATGTGTTTGAACGAATTCGATATTCTTTGGAACAATTGCGGGCAAAAGATTACTTTATCAATGAGGTGGGAGGCATAGCCCACTTTACCCCCAATCATGCCAAGCTCATGGCACTCGGCACCGATACGATCAAAAAAGAAATTGAAGATCTCAGAAAACGCAATACCTATCCGGAAAAAGATGCCTTCTATCAGGCGGCCTTAACATCAGCGGAGGCTCTTGCTCTCTTCGGTGAGCGATATGCCGATTGCGCGGAATCACTTGCCGTCGCCGAGACCGATAAAACGCGTCGCGCCGAACTTCTTAACATTGCAACGATCTGCCGCAATGTTCCGCGGCATGGTGCAAAAACTTTTCGCGAAGCTCTTCAGAGTCTTTTCTTTCTTCACATCGCCATCTTTCAGGAAAGCATGGGTGAAACCGTTTGTCCCGGTCGCGTGGACCAATTACTATATCCCTACTATCAGCGCGACCTTGCAGCAGGACGCATCACTCCGGAACAAACCCGCGAGTTGCTTGCCGCTTTCAGTATCAAGCTTTGCGAGACAATACCGGTATTTTCGCAGGCCCTCACCATATTATTCGGCGGTATGCCGAGCTGGCAGGTTGTTACCATAGGAGGAATGGATAGAGAAGGAAAAGACGCGACCAATGAATTGAGTTATATGTTGATTGATATCGCCAATGATTTACGCATGCGGCAGCCGAATTTCCATGCCCGCCTCCACGCCGAATCGCCTGCCGGGTTTAAAAAAATCATATACACCGCGTTGGCTGGCGGAAGTAATACCCCGTCTTTATTCAATGATGATGTGATCATTCCCACCATGACCGGGGTCGGTTATGATATTCACGATGCCCGCGATTATGTGGCCATCGGGTGTGTGGAACCGACCGCTCCGGGCAAGACGCTCGGTTCGACCGACGCGGCAATGGTGAATGTGCCGCTGGCGATGGAACTTGCGCTGAACCAGGGGAGGTGTTTTGGTTCGTTTTTGCGGATTGGCGCAAAGACACTTCCTGTCGAACGAATGAAAAATATCGATGACGTAACCGCCGCCTTTGTGACTCAATTGAATCACATGGTCGGCAGAATGATCAAAGATTTGCAATGCATCGAACGGGCGCATGCCCGTTATCGTCCAGTTCCGCTCACCAGTGTCTTTATTGACGGTTGCCTGACCTCAGGCGCGTGCGCCACTCAGGGAGCCGCTCTGTACAACTTTTCCGGCATACAGGGCGTGGGAGTATCGACCGCCGGTGATTCCCTGTGCGCTATCGAGAAGATTGTCTTTCAGGATAAAAAAATATCTCTGGCTCGTCTACGGGAAGTACTGACCGCTCGTAATGCTGATCCGTACTGGTTTACTTTAATGCGAAAGGCTCCGAAGTTCGGTAATAATAATGATCGCGCCGATTTCTGGACAGATTTTGTCGTAAGCGAGTACGCGAAAGCCATGCGCAATGCCGGGCAAAACACGCGCGGCGGTCAATATATCGCGGGTCTTTATTCCAATACCGCGCATATACATTTCGGCAAGCTGACCGGGCCGTTCCCCTGCGGCAGACAGCGTGGCGAATCCTTTGCCTCGGGCATGGCGCCGCAGAACGGCATGGATAGAAGCGGACCGACTGCGTTGATAAATTCCATGAACAAAATTGATTACAAGCAAATCGCCAACGGGATTAATTTTAACCTTAAACTTGATGCCAGTACTCTGCGTGATGAACAAGGCCGCGGTCTGATGAATTCACTTCTTGATGTTTATTTTAAGCGCGGCGGCATGCAGGTTCAGTTAAACGTGCTGGATGCTTCAGTGCTTCGTGAAGCGAAAGAAAATCCTGAGAAATATCCATTTCTGCTGGTGCGCATTTCCGGATATTCGGTTTACTTTGGCGATTTGTCGACGGATCTGCAGGATGAATTAATCGCGCGGACCATGAACGCGGTACATTGA
- a CDS encoding acyl-CoA dehydrogenase, whose amino-acid sequence MSTFSLDEDQRQIKESMESFAADELRPLSRDCDEEFRVPPEFLEKTWGLGLTANIIPEEYGGYGFNRSCLNNVIMAEALAYGDLSLSLAAMAPNLFVLPILEMGTDAQKKKYLPTFCGDKYKVGTMAIMEHSISFDPFDVKTKAVLSNDNYVINGEKCLVPMADQAEYMIVIASTDKGTGAFIVDKNAAGVSLVEKEKNMGLNALPLYRVAFKDCKVPAENCLGGEKGIDYTRLLCLSRIGLSATMVGVAQAVLDYSIKYTKERVAFGQPIATRQSIAFMLADAAIEIEGIRSLTWKAAWTADQGEAMKDELLRISYLTKTYSAEQVFKIADYGVSMLGGHGLIREHNIELWFRNARAFSMLEGLIMA is encoded by the coding sequence ATGTCAACGTTTAGTTTGGATGAAGATCAACGACAGATTAAAGAATCCATGGAAAGTTTCGCGGCCGATGAATTAAGACCACTTTCAAGGGATTGCGATGAGGAATTTCGTGTTCCACCAGAATTTCTTGAAAAAACATGGGGCTTGGGACTTACAGCCAATATCATACCTGAAGAGTATGGTGGCTATGGTTTTAACAGGTCTTGCCTTAATAATGTCATTATGGCAGAGGCACTTGCTTATGGCGATCTCTCATTGTCTCTCGCGGCAATGGCGCCGAATCTCTTTGTGTTGCCTATTCTGGAAATGGGAACAGATGCTCAGAAGAAAAAATATCTTCCAACTTTTTGCGGCGACAAATACAAGGTTGGAACCATGGCTATCATGGAACACTCCATTTCCTTTGATCCGTTTGACGTAAAGACAAAAGCTGTCCTGAGCAACGATAATTATGTAATAAACGGAGAAAAATGCCTGGTTCCAATGGCGGATCAAGCAGAATACATGATCGTGATTGCTTCGACAGACAAAGGCACCGGCGCTTTTATCGTCGATAAAAACGCGGCGGGCGTCTCCTTGGTAGAAAAAGAAAAGAATATGGGTCTCAACGCTCTTCCCCTTTACAGAGTTGCCTTTAAAGATTGCAAGGTTCCTGCTGAAAATTGCCTTGGCGGGGAGAAGGGAATTGATTACACAAGACTTTTGTGTCTCTCCCGTATCGGACTTTCTGCCACAATGGTGGGTGTAGCACAGGCAGTTTTGGATTACAGCATAAAGTATACAAAGGAACGCGTCGCTTTCGGACAACCTATCGCTACACGTCAGTCAATCGCATTCATGCTTGCCGATGCAGCCATAGAAATAGAAGGAATAAGATCTTTAACCTGGAAGGCGGCCTGGACAGCAGATCAGGGAGAAGCAATGAAGGACGAGCTTCTAAGAATTTCCTATCTCACAAAGACATATTCCGCTGAACAGGTATTTAAGATTGCTGACTACGGAGTGTCGATGTTGGGAGGCCATGGTCTTATCCGTGAACATAACATCGAGCTGTGGTTCAGGAATGCAAGGGCATTTTCAATGTTAGAAGGTCTGATAATGGCGTAA
- a CDS encoding acyl-CoA dehydrogenase, whose amino-acid sequence MISFKESEMEKQVKDLIHGMAKDIMRPIARYYDEHEHQRPTELEPFRVIMQAGGMGAGRKKKSGEKKEIKVTDDKIGSNAMSITGAEELAWGDVGLMLALPGSGLGNAAIGAVATDEQYERFGQKYAAMAITEPGCGSDASAVSTTAVLDGDEYVLNGEKIFVTDGDRCEVVVVWATLDKSKGRNAIKSFVVEKGTPGLTVGKLEHKCGIRASDTAVLILQDCRIPKTNILGDPEIRPEGGFKGVMATFDASRPLVGALGLGCARAAYEFTKETLAKEGIEIRYDKPLIKQSAIEKDMLWMEAQLEMMRVIIQKAAWMADNGRPNNLEASMAKAKGGKAGNLVVQKCVELLGPIGYSQRYLLEKWMRDNKVNDIYEGTQQIQMIVIARRILDYGRDMLA is encoded by the coding sequence ATGATAAGCTTTAAAGAATCTGAAATGGAAAAACAGGTAAAAGATCTGATCCATGGTATGGCCAAAGATATCATGAGACCGATTGCACGATATTATGATGAACATGAGCATCAAAGACCAACGGAACTGGAGCCTTTTCGCGTTATCATGCAGGCAGGTGGAATGGGAGCAGGCAGAAAGAAGAAAAGCGGTGAAAAGAAGGAAATTAAAGTAACTGATGATAAGATTGGCTCAAATGCAATGTCTATTACTGGGGCGGAAGAACTGGCCTGGGGTGATGTCGGATTAATGCTGGCCCTGCCCGGATCCGGCCTGGGAAACGCAGCCATCGGTGCCGTCGCTACCGATGAACAATATGAGCGTTTTGGACAGAAGTATGCCGCCATGGCTATTACCGAGCCTGGTTGCGGATCGGATGCCAGCGCCGTCAGCACGACAGCCGTACTTGATGGTGATGAATATGTATTAAATGGTGAAAAGATATTTGTAACGGATGGTGATCGCTGTGAAGTAGTAGTAGTCTGGGCGACTCTGGACAAGAGTAAGGGCAGAAATGCAATAAAATCTTTTGTAGTAGAAAAAGGAACACCGGGCCTGACCGTAGGTAAACTGGAACATAAATGCGGTATCCGGGCTTCAGATACTGCGGTACTGATCCTTCAGGATTGCAGAATACCAAAAACTAACATATTGGGTGATCCCGAGATAAGACCCGAAGGCGGTTTCAAGGGCGTTATGGCAACTTTTGATGCCTCACGACCATTGGTTGGAGCTCTGGGACTGGGTTGCGCAAGAGCTGCCTATGAATTCACCAAAGAAACCCTGGCTAAAGAAGGGATAGAAATACGGTACGACAAACCCCTGATTAAGCAAAGCGCTATTGAAAAAGACATGCTCTGGATGGAAGCCCAGTTGGAAATGATGCGCGTCATAATACAAAAGGCTGCATGGATGGCCGATAATGGCCGGCCGAATAATTTAGAGGCTTCCATGGCAAAGGCCAAAGGAGGAAAGGCAGGCAATCTGGTTGTTCAGAAATGCGTTGAACTTCTTGGACCTATCGGATATTCTCAGAGATATTTGCTGGAAAAATGGATGAGAGACAATAAGGTCAATGATATCTATGAAGGCACACAGCAGATTCAGATGATTGTTATAGCAAGACGTATTCTTGACTATGGAAGAGACATGCTAGCGTAA
- a CDS encoding B12-binding domain-containing radical SAM protein, with protein MKVAIIAPPYPLEEAPAPPLGISYVSAAFEAAGAEVEIFDYIVSQYTPDKLRERLDRFKPDIVGATSVTLNFKSAAEIVRTAKRHNPSVITIMGGPHVSFDAINVLQSYPEIDMIVIGEGEETIKELMLIKMIMNKWSNVKGIAFRQDNEVIFTEPRELISNLDTLPLPARHLLSLSRYQALGFPVSIITSRGCPYQCIFCQGRRMVGKKVRHRSPSLVVDEIENILSYGITRINVADDLFTANKKRARKVCEEIQRRSLKFGWSAFSRVDTMDKETLEIMRDTGCDSVGLGIESGNQEILDRIKKKITLDETRRAIKICKEVGLPAHAYFIAGLPGESPQSLKDTKEFAESLDVPFGYHLLAPFPGTTVRENIDEYDLEILTDDWDQYDANRAIVKTSKISSEQIAEFVAEYDKEVNDGWEDFLQQYKNKTGKNTPEENFMVEGHLRTDLIYKLLAQDIIERYGSFPTESFQKNSSDESVDILCRKVQKITDMETHIVNNTLKSLINSGYIKSQLAGDKITWHWTHNNKA; from the coding sequence ATGAAAGTAGCCATCATTGCCCCACCGTATCCTTTGGAAGAAGCACCGGCACCACCTTTGGGTATTTCTTATGTTTCGGCTGCCTTCGAAGCGGCTGGCGCAGAGGTGGAAATTTTTGATTACATCGTTTCTCAATATACACCGGACAAACTAAGAGAAAGGCTGGACAGATTTAAGCCTGATATAGTGGGTGCAACGTCGGTTACATTGAATTTTAAATCGGCAGCAGAAATTGTTAGAACTGCAAAAAGGCATAATCCTTCCGTGATCACGATAATGGGAGGTCCCCATGTTTCCTTTGACGCAATTAATGTTCTTCAGTCCTATCCGGAAATAGACATGATCGTAATAGGAGAAGGGGAAGAAACCATCAAGGAATTGATGTTAATCAAAATGATCATGAACAAATGGAGTAATGTCAAAGGCATTGCCTTTCGTCAGGACAATGAAGTCATTTTTACCGAACCACGAGAATTAATCTCCAATCTCGATACGTTGCCCCTTCCGGCAAGGCATCTATTGTCTTTATCCCGGTATCAGGCTCTGGGTTTTCCTGTCAGCATAATCACAAGTCGAGGTTGTCCTTATCAATGCATCTTTTGCCAGGGTCGCAGAATGGTGGGAAAGAAAGTCCGCCATAGAAGTCCTTCTCTGGTAGTCGATGAAATCGAAAACATTTTATCTTATGGAATAACCAGAATCAATGTGGCAGATGATCTTTTTACTGCAAACAAGAAAAGGGCAAGAAAAGTCTGCGAGGAAATTCAGCGTCGGAGTTTAAAATTTGGCTGGAGTGCATTTTCACGCGTGGATACAATGGATAAAGAAACTCTGGAAATCATGCGTGACACTGGATGTGATAGTGTAGGTTTGGGAATTGAATCGGGAAACCAGGAAATACTTGATCGCATCAAAAAGAAAATTACTTTGGATGAAACAAGGCGGGCCATAAAGATATGCAAGGAAGTGGGACTACCCGCCCATGCATATTTTATAGCGGGGCTCCCGGGAGAATCTCCTCAAAGTTTGAAGGATACAAAAGAATTTGCCGAAAGTTTAGATGTACCTTTCGGATATCATTTGCTTGCACCTTTTCCCGGTACAACGGTAAGGGAAAATATTGACGAGTATGATCTTGAAATTTTGACTGATGATTGGGATCAGTATGATGCAAACAGAGCAATTGTAAAAACTTCAAAAATTTCATCGGAACAAATTGCTGAATTTGTAGCTGAATATGATAAAGAAGTTAATGATGGGTGGGAAGATTTTTTACAGCAATACAAAAACAAGACGGGCAAAAACACGCCAGAGGAAAATTTCATGGTTGAAGGACACTTAAGGACGGATCTGATTTACAAACTTTTAGCACAAGACATCATTGAACGTTACGGTTCCTTCCCGACAGAAAGTTTTCAAAAGAATTCTTCTGATGAAAGCGTTGACATACTTTGCAGAAAAGTTCAGAAGATTACGGATATGGAAACGCATATAGTTAATAATACTTTAAAAAGCCTTATTAATTCCGGCTATATTAAATCTCAACTTGCTGGTGATAAAATCACTTGGCATTGGACACATAACAACAAGGCATAA
- a CDS encoding MaoC family dehydratase, protein MADRSKLGMEFPAYTFTIEKDKIIEFAIAVSQKDSKEQINPIYYDEEAAKKAGYQGIPIPPTFPICSFFWTGGGLMGTAKILGIDLSRLLHREEEYEYFGIIYAGDVITRKMKVIDMFKKGSRNMIVEATVLETEFINQRGELVIKSRSRLMER, encoded by the coding sequence ATGGCAGACAGGTCAAAGCTGGGTATGGAATTCCCTGCTTACACTTTTACAATAGAAAAAGATAAAATTATCGAGTTTGCCATTGCTGTTTCTCAAAAAGATAGTAAGGAACAAATCAATCCCATTTACTATGATGAAGAGGCTGCAAAAAAAGCAGGATATCAAGGGATACCGATTCCTCCGACCTTTCCCATCTGCTCTTTTTTTTGGACTGGTGGCGGTTTAATGGGAACGGCTAAAATTTTGGGTATTGATTTGAGCCGGCTTTTGCACAGAGAAGAAGAATATGAATATTTTGGCATCATTTACGCCGGCGACGTCATCACCCGAAAAATGAAAGTTATCGATATGTTTAAAAAGGGAAGCAGAAACATGATTGTGGAGGCTACTGTTTTGGAAACAGAATTTATAAATCAACGGGGCGAATTGGTAATCAAATCCCGCTCAAGATTAATGGAAAGATAG
- a CDS encoding NAD(P)/FAD-dependent oxidoreductase: MTEEKMDWDIIVVGGGAAGLMAAGKAADCGAKVLLIEKTDSCGKKILVSGKTRCNLTNSADLKNFISMYGNNGRFLFSAFHNFFRPELLDFLNGHGLATKVERGGRIFPVSDDAHDVVRVFKKYLTKNNVQIKLNTKVNGIIIKDNAVSGVKTEHGNYHCKAAILATGGATWPSTGSTGDGYKISTALGHTLVKLKPALVPLIVREQKLAQSMQGVSLRNVRATAFQGEAAAIDSTLTPDCVYGRGEKKSPRTPVIESRFGEMLFTHFGLGGPIILLISLAVVEALEKGPVSLLIDLKPALTREQLHKRLQRDMDKSSKRKISGIMKEYLPAKMIEPFIELTGIDKEKLAHQITAAERGKIVELFKALRFNIKAPLSLEKAIVTAGGVSLDEIDQRTMASKLVNGLYFCGEVMDIDADTGGYNLQAAFSTGYLAGKKAAEYVSPFSNQRLYRRGRDDA; this comes from the coding sequence ATGACCGAAGAAAAAATGGATTGGGACATTATTGTTGTTGGCGGCGGAGCCGCCGGTCTTATGGCCGCAGGCAAAGCGGCAGATTGCGGCGCTAAAGTTTTATTAATCGAAAAAACAGACAGTTGCGGCAAAAAAATTCTGGTCAGTGGCAAAACGCGCTGCAACTTAACCAATTCTGCTGATTTAAAAAATTTTATTTCCATGTACGGCAACAATGGTCGTTTTCTTTTCAGCGCTTTCCATAATTTTTTTCGTCCGGAGTTGCTTGATTTTCTGAATGGCCACGGCCTGGCCACCAAGGTGGAACGAGGCGGAAGAATATTTCCTGTTTCCGATGATGCTCATGATGTCGTGCGCGTTTTTAAAAAATACCTAACCAAAAATAATGTTCAGATAAAACTTAACACTAAAGTCAACGGCATCATTATAAAAGACAATGCCGTTAGCGGTGTTAAGACAGAACACGGAAACTATCATTGCAAAGCAGCGATTCTGGCGACAGGCGGCGCCACATGGCCATCTACCGGTTCTACCGGTGACGGTTATAAAATAAGCACCGCTCTTGGACACACCTTAGTTAAACTTAAACCAGCATTGGTACCCTTGATTGTCCGCGAGCAGAAACTTGCTCAATCCATGCAGGGAGTGAGCTTACGCAATGTCCGCGCCACGGCTTTTCAGGGAGAAGCAGCAGCAATTGATTCCACGCTGACACCTGACTGTGTCTATGGACGCGGAGAAAAGAAATCACCGCGAACTCCAGTAATCGAAAGTCGCTTCGGCGAAATGCTCTTCACTCATTTCGGATTAGGCGGCCCCATCATTTTGCTGATAAGTCTGGCTGTCGTTGAAGCTTTGGAAAAAGGCCCTGTGTCTTTATTGATTGATCTAAAGCCGGCATTGACCCGCGAACAGCTTCATAAGCGCCTGCAGAGGGACATGGATAAGTCCAGTAAAAGAAAAATCAGCGGCATTATGAAGGAATATCTGCCCGCAAAGATGATTGAACCTTTTATTGAATTAACCGGCATTGATAAAGAAAAACTGGCTCATCAAATAACCGCCGCTGAAAGAGGAAAAATTGTAGAGCTGTTTAAAGCTCTTCGTTTTAATATCAAAGCTCCTTTGTCACTCGAAAAAGCCATAGTTACCGCTGGCGGTGTTTCGCTTGACGAAATAGATCAGCGCACAATGGCTTCCAAACTAGTCAACGGATTATACTTCTGCGGAGAGGTCATGGATATAGACGCCGATACCGGCGGTTATAATCTGCAGGCCGCTTTCTCCACCGGTTATTTAGCAGGCAAAAAAGCCGCTGAATATGTAAGTCCATTTTCAAACCAAAGACTCTATCGAAGGGGCAGAGATGATGCTTAG
- a CDS encoding Txe/YoeB family addiction module toxin, with protein sequence MVSWRLVFTKQAQKDARKLANSGLKPQASRILNILRKDPYQNPPSYEKLVGDLSGAYSRRINIQHRLVYQILDDIKTVKVIRMWTHYE encoded by the coding sequence ATGGTAAGCTGGCGTCTTGTGTTCACCAAACAAGCTCAAAAGGATGCCAGGAAATTAGCAAACTCCGGCCTCAAACCACAGGCCAGCCGCATATTAAATATTCTGCGTAAAGATCCATATCAAAATCCACCATCATATGAGAAGCTCGTTGGTGATCTTAGCGGCGCTTATTCGAGGCGAATCAATATTCAGCATCGCTTAGTTTACCAAATACTTGATGATATCAAAACAGTGAAAGTTATCCGCATGTGGACACACTATGAATAA
- a CDS encoding prevent-host-death family protein, with amino-acid sequence MTTLSASEARKRLYNLVDEVKDTHLPVQIIGKRNSAVLISEDDWRAIEETLYLTAIPGMRESIKKGLKTPVDKCDKELKW; translated from the coding sequence ATGACAACATTATCTGCGTCGGAAGCCAGAAAACGTTTATATAATCTGGTAGATGAAGTAAAGGATACTCATCTGCCGGTACAAATTATCGGTAAAAGAAATTCTGCTGTTCTTATATCGGAAGATGACTGGCGGGCCATAGAGGAAACTTTGTATCTCACAGCGATACCTGGCATGCGGGAATCCATTAAGAAAGGTCTCAAAACACCGGTTGATAAATGTGATAAGGAACTCAAATGGTAA